The following proteins are encoded in a genomic region of Aquella oligotrophica:
- a CDS encoding APC family permease — MECSIPKHKIGLLSVIAISTTGIIGSGWLFSAYLGAKIAGAGVYLSWVLTLVFFILMALVIAEIVAIFPLRGIIGRMGSLSHNKYFGVIFAFAIWLELVGSIPGEAQASVEYLAGISPHLSKLLISDGALTAAGLAFTFLFLVAYWLANMFGIKFFAKVNNSIAAVKVVLPALIALIIIGTSFHPANFTAYKDSFMPYGMNSIILAMTSTGMIYSFNGFQLCASFASEIENPGRNLPLGMVISIIICFFIYVILQTAFIGALDTQQLVTNGWASLNFSSPFAQIATMIGLNFVTMVLYADACISPSGTGITFVGSGSRVLYSMASERQMPSMLAVLDKKHNFEKRAMFFNFGVAVVFLYLFHSWAVLINFITALIILMYMIIPISLIALRHSHATMERNFRLPFANIICAILFLVQSIFFIFIGAKDMLYLTLTMSALMAVFMMLHARGQDGYSFMDVAKISLPFVGFLWMITILILVGPSNYGGHDYLNYGAFYAAYVVVSLYAFYHFTNKKFVDKCQEIRTMDKVKIVE; from the coding sequence ATGGAATGTTCAATACCAAAACATAAAATCGGGCTACTATCGGTAATTGCCATCTCAACGACGGGAATTATTGGTAGTGGTTGGTTATTTAGTGCTTACCTCGGCGCAAAGATTGCAGGAGCAGGTGTATATTTATCTTGGGTTCTCACCCTAGTATTTTTTATATTAATGGCACTGGTTATTGCCGAAATTGTAGCTATTTTCCCACTACGTGGAATTATTGGGCGAATGGGATCTTTATCCCACAATAAATATTTTGGGGTTATTTTTGCTTTTGCTATCTGGCTTGAACTAGTTGGTAGTATCCCGGGTGAGGCTCAAGCAAGTGTTGAATATCTGGCAGGAATATCACCTCATTTGTCAAAGCTATTGATTAGTGATGGTGCATTAACTGCTGCAGGTCTTGCCTTTACTTTTCTATTTTTGGTAGCCTACTGGCTTGCAAATATGTTTGGGATTAAATTTTTTGCCAAAGTAAATAACTCGATTGCTGCGGTAAAAGTCGTCCTACCAGCACTAATTGCACTGATCATCATCGGCACTTCTTTTCATCCGGCAAATTTTACCGCCTATAAAGATAGCTTCATGCCATATGGAATGAATTCAATTATTTTGGCAATGACTTCTACAGGAATGATTTATTCATTTAATGGCTTCCAACTATGTGCCTCTTTTGCCAGTGAAATTGAAAATCCCGGACGCAACCTGCCATTAGGAATGGTTATTTCGATCATTATATGCTTCTTTATTTATGTAATTTTACAGACTGCTTTTATCGGTGCACTTGATACACAGCAGTTAGTAACTAATGGTTGGGCTAGCCTAAATTTCAGTTCACCATTTGCCCAGATTGCCACCATGATTGGCCTAAATTTTGTTACAATGGTTCTATATGCAGATGCCTGTATTTCACCATCAGGTACCGGGATTACTTTTGTGGGTAGCGGTTCACGGGTACTTTACTCAATGGCATCCGAAAGACAAATGCCAAGTATGCTTGCGGTTCTCGATAAAAAGCATAATTTTGAAAAAAGAGCAATGTTTTTTAATTTTGGAGTTGCAGTAGTATTTTTGTATTTATTTCATAGCTGGGCAGTATTAATCAACTTTATTACAGCGCTAATCATTCTAATGTACATGATAATTCCTATTTCATTAATTGCCCTGCGACATAGTCATGCTACCATGGAAAGAAATTTCCGCCTGCCTTTTGCAAACATCATCTGCGCTATATTATTCCTGGTTCAATCAATCTTCTTCATCTTCATCGGTGCAAAAGATATGCTCTATCTTACCTTAACCATGAGTGCTTTGATGGCTGTATTTATGATGCTACACGCACGTGGTCAGGATGGATATAGCTTTATGGATGTAGCAAAAATCTCCTTACCATTTGTCGGTTTCTTATGGATGATAACAATATTGATACTAGTTGGCCCTAGTAACTATGGTGGTCATGACTATCTTAACTATGGGGCATTTTATGCCGCATATGTAGTTGTTTCATTGTACGCCTTTTATCACTTTACAAATAAAAAGTTTGTTGATAAATGCCAAGAAATCCGGACAATGGATAAAGTAAAAATCGTTGAGTAG
- a CDS encoding NAD(P)-dependent oxidoreductase, with product MKILVLDKNTTTVNDDISFRGFEQFGEMVIHENLNEPEAIISATKGVGVIVVNKVYLTEVIINRLPDSVKLIAITATGYDNVDVAAAAKRGIKVANVPGYGTNAVSQLVIFLMLSCAIQFVPQLDYMREKGWDKMAGLAIPMHELAGKTLGIIGLGEIGIATAKLALAFGMKVVAYNRSIKNIEGIKQLELYEVAKEADFISLNCALTKDTAKIINEEFLRHMKPTAYLINAARGGLVDEIALSLAIKNKQIAGAALDVLSSEPPLPDNPLLGLDNVLLTPHIGWAPVEARQRCIDITVANIAAFIDGKPVNLLN from the coding sequence ATGAAGATTCTGGTATTAGATAAAAATACAACCACGGTAAATGATGATATTAGTTTTCGTGGTTTTGAGCAATTTGGTGAAATGGTTATTCATGAAAACTTAAATGAACCCGAAGCAATTATTAGTGCTACTAAGGGGGTTGGTGTTATTGTGGTAAATAAAGTCTATCTGACTGAAGTAATAATCAATAGATTGCCTGATAGTGTGAAGCTAATCGCAATTACAGCAACTGGATATGATAATGTTGATGTTGCTGCGGCAGCTAAACGGGGTATTAAAGTAGCTAATGTTCCTGGCTATGGTACGAATGCTGTCTCGCAGTTGGTGATTTTCTTAATGCTTAGTTGTGCGATTCAGTTCGTTCCCCAGCTTGACTATATGCGAGAAAAGGGCTGGGATAAAATGGCTGGTTTGGCGATACCTATGCATGAATTAGCTGGTAAGACTTTGGGTATCATTGGATTGGGTGAAATTGGTATCGCTACGGCAAAACTAGCGTTAGCTTTTGGGATGAAAGTAGTTGCTTATAACCGTAGTATTAAAAATATAGAAGGAATAAAACAGCTGGAACTTTACGAAGTCGCAAAAGAAGCTGATTTTATTTCTCTAAATTGTGCACTTACTAAAGATACTGCCAAAATCATAAACGAGGAGTTTTTGAGACATATGAAGCCAACTGCGTATCTGATTAATGCTGCGCGTGGTGGTCTTGTTGATGAGATTGCACTTAGTTTAGCGATAAAAAATAAGCAGATCGCTGGGGCAGCACTAGATGTATTAAGTAGCGAGCCACCATTGCCAGATAATCCGCTTCTTGGCTTGGACAATGTACTGCTAACACCACATATTGGTTGGGCACCAGTTGAAGCACGGCAACGGTGTATTGATATTACGGTTGCGAATATTGCCGCTTTTATTGATGGGAAGCCAGTGAATTTATTAAACTGA
- a CDS encoding GNAT family N-acetyltransferase translates to MASEIKIEVARFEDLSAIQAIYAHHVLNGLGTFEETPPTIEDMEKRFDKITADGFPFLVARLTDKVIGYAYASHFRERSAYRFTVEDSIYIDKQYQGSGVGSMLLKELIVSCKQRGYLQMLALIGDSNNRGSVNLHKKHGFELIGIMKNVGYKFEKFVDVVVMQLDLEV, encoded by the coding sequence GTGGCAAGCGAGATCAAGATTGAAGTAGCAAGATTTGAAGATCTAAGCGCGATACAGGCAATTTATGCTCATCATGTTCTTAACGGCTTAGGTACTTTTGAAGAAACTCCACCCACAATTGAAGATATGGAGAAGAGATTTGATAAAATAACTGCGGATGGGTTCCCTTTTCTGGTAGCAAGGCTCACCGATAAGGTAATTGGTTATGCCTATGCATCACATTTTAGGGAACGCTCGGCATATCGTTTTACGGTTGAAGACTCCATCTATATTGATAAACAATATCAGGGTAGTGGTGTTGGATCAATGCTACTTAAAGAGTTGATTGTTTCCTGTAAGCAGCGTGGTTATCTGCAAATGCTGGCATTGATCGGGGATAGTAATAATCGTGGTTCAGTTAATTTACATAAGAAGCATGGTTTTGAATTAATCGGAATTATGAAGAATGTTGGTTACAAATTTGAGAAATTTGTTGATGTAGTTGTTATGCAGCTTGATTTGGAGGTATAA